From a region of the Myroides sp. JBRI-B21084 genome:
- a CDS encoding type I restriction enzyme HsdR N-terminal domain-containing protein yields MRDLNFPRFEFRFKINENKRFIFDEIRKKYVLLTPEEWVRQHVIRFLIHIKGYPKSYINVEKIVKINNMNKRYDIVVFNEKGNIFLLVECKEPGVTINQSVFDQIARYNLSLNAQFLMITNGLNHYYCKLDYEQKKYQFLTDLP; encoded by the coding sequence ATGCGTGATTTAAATTTTCCCAGGTTTGAATTCCGTTTCAAAATTAATGAAAATAAACGGTTCATTTTTGATGAGATAAGGAAAAAATATGTTTTATTAACCCCTGAGGAATGGGTACGGCAGCATGTTATTCGCTTTTTAATACATATTAAGGGATACCCAAAATCGTACATAAATGTTGAAAAAATAGTTAAAATTAACAATATGAATAAAAGATATGATATTGTTGTTTTTAACGAAAAAGGAAATATTTTTTTATTGGTTGAATGTAAAGAACCTGGAGTAACAATAAATCAATCTGTATTTGATCAAATTGCCCGATATAATTTAAGTTTAAACGCACAATTTTTAATGATAACTAATGGTTTAAATCATTATTATTGTAAATTAGATTATGAACAAAAAAAGTATCAGTTTTTAACTGATTTACCTTAA
- the holA gene encoding DNA polymerase III subunit delta gives MNELKKIIAAVKNKSLKPIYFLMGDEPYYIDLLSDYFIKNVISEEEKSFNEIVLYGKDVTPMDVISQARQFPFMGDKMLVVIKEAQEMHKTIDQFTDYLKAIQTSTVLVICFKYKSLDKRKELYKALSKNENVEIFESLKVKDYQLDNWIKTYVNDIGLEIEPKASAMLAEFLGNDLSKIVNEIGKIQIVLKENKKITSQLIEQNIGISKDYNNFELIKAIVENNEAKAFKIGQYFALNSKNNPLVVTIAVLYNFFSKLLQYHGIVYKNNAQNPNDIAKQMGVNPYALKDYQTASKFFAMKKVSQNIAVIREIDLKGKGVNANLNHDDLLKELLIKIFR, from the coding sequence ATGAATGAACTAAAAAAAATAATTGCTGCTGTAAAAAATAAATCGCTTAAACCTATTTATTTTTTAATGGGCGATGAACCTTATTATATTGATTTACTTAGTGATTATTTTATTAAAAATGTAATTTCGGAAGAAGAAAAATCGTTTAACGAAATTGTATTATACGGCAAAGATGTAACGCCAATGGATGTTATTTCGCAAGCACGACAATTTCCGTTTATGGGCGATAAAATGTTGGTAGTAATTAAAGAAGCACAAGAAATGCATAAAACTATTGACCAATTTACAGATTATTTAAAGGCAATACAAACATCTACCGTTTTAGTTATTTGTTTTAAATACAAAAGTTTAGACAAGCGAAAAGAACTTTACAAAGCTTTATCTAAAAACGAAAATGTTGAAATTTTTGAAAGTTTAAAAGTTAAAGATTATCAATTAGATAATTGGATTAAAACGTATGTTAACGATATTGGTTTAGAGATTGAACCTAAAGCAAGCGCTATGTTAGCCGAATTTTTAGGAAACGATTTAAGTAAAATTGTTAACGAAATTGGTAAAATTCAAATTGTTTTAAAAGAAAATAAAAAGATAACGTCGCAATTAATTGAACAAAATATTGGTATTAGTAAAGATTACAATAATTTTGAATTAATTAAGGCAATTGTAGAAAATAACGAAGCTAAAGCGTTTAAAATTGGGCAATATTTTGCATTAAATTCAAAAAACAATCCGTTAGTTGTAACAATTGCAGTACTTTACAATTTTTTTTCAAAGCTGTTGCAATACCACGGCATTGTATATAAAAACAATGCACAAAACCCAAATGATATTGCCAAGCAAATGGGTGTAAACCCTTATGCATTAAAAGATTATCAAACAGCAAGCAAATTTTTTGCTATGAAAAAAGTAAGTCAAAATATTGCAGTTATCCGTGAAATTGATTTAAAAGGAAAAGGCGTAAATGCAAATTTAAATCACGACGATTTATTAAAAGAATTACTTATAAAAATATTTAGATAA
- a CDS encoding CAL67264 family membrane protein, which translates to MSLNKNKILGWATLIMIVMGCVLIGLAIYRYADVAGWGFAAVGVGFFANAWVFNALKGRV; encoded by the coding sequence ATGAGCTTAAATAAAAACAAAATATTAGGCTGGGCCACTTTAATTATGATTGTAATGGGTTGTGTTTTAATTGGTTTAGCCATTTATAGATATGCCGATGTTGCTGGTTGGGGATTTGCAGCAGTTGGTGTTGGCTTTTTTGCTAATGCTTGGGTTTTTAACGCTTTAAAAGGACGTGTTTAA
- the serC gene encoding 3-phosphoserine/phosphohydroxythreonine transaminase, with the protein MIMHNFSSGPSILPETVIQQAAKNVLNFNNSGLSLIEISHRDLAFVEIINSARNLALELLNLKDKGYSALFLQGGASLEFVRVASNLMCLNKRAGYINTGTWAQNAQNEASYFGEILEIASSKDKNYSYIPKNINVPNNIDYVHLTANNTIYGTQFKSFPKVNVPLVCDMSSDIFSRVLDFSQFDLIYACAQKNVGTSGVNLVVIKNEILNNLERKIPNIMSYQKHIEKESMYNTPSVFSVYVSYLTLNWIKNMGGIKALESENNKKAHLIYSEIDRNNLFYGTANTEDRSTMNAVFYLKDDRLETKFNNLCKNEGIYGIQGHRTVGGYRASMYNALPISSVEHLVNVMQHFEKSL; encoded by the coding sequence ATGATAATGCATAACTTTAGTTCCGGACCAAGTATTTTACCTGAAACAGTAATTCAACAAGCTGCAAAAAATGTATTAAATTTTAATAATTCGGGATTATCGCTTATTGAAATTTCTCATCGTGATTTGGCGTTTGTTGAAATTATAAATAGTGCACGTAATTTAGCTTTAGAACTTTTAAATTTAAAAGATAAAGGCTATTCAGCACTTTTTTTACAAGGTGGTGCAAGTTTAGAATTTGTTAGGGTTGCTAGTAATTTAATGTGCCTAAACAAGCGGGCTGGTTACATTAATACTGGAACATGGGCTCAAAACGCTCAAAATGAAGCGAGTTATTTTGGCGAAATTTTAGAAATTGCTTCTTCAAAAGATAAAAATTACAGCTACATTCCTAAAAATATTAATGTGCCAAATAATATTGATTACGTACATTTAACAGCAAATAACACCATTTACGGCACACAATTTAAAAGTTTTCCTAAGGTTAATGTACCGTTGGTTTGTGATATGAGTTCTGATATTTTTTCTAGAGTTTTAGATTTTTCGCAGTTCGACCTAATTTATGCATGCGCACAAAAAAATGTAGGAACTTCAGGTGTAAATTTAGTGGTAATAAAAAATGAAATTCTAAATAATTTGGAACGAAAAATTCCAAACATTATGAGTTATCAAAAACATATTGAAAAAGAAAGTATGTATAACACACCATCTGTTTTTTCGGTTTATGTTAGTTATTTAACGCTAAATTGGATAAAAAATATGGGTGGTATTAAAGCACTTGAAAGTGAAAACAATAAAAAAGCACACTTAATTTATTCAGAAATTGATCGTAACAATTTGTTTTATGGCACTGCAAATACTGAAGACCGATCAACTATGAATGCAGTTTTTTATTTAAAAGATGATCGTTTAGAAACTAAATTCAATAATTTGTGTAAAAACGAAGGTATTTACGGAATTCAAGGACACAGAACGGTTGGTGGTTACCGGGCATCAATGTATAATGCTTTGCCAATATCAAGTGTTGAACATTTAGTAAATGTGATGCAACACTTTGAAAAATCATTATAA